Proteins encoded together in one Nostoc sp. PCC 7524 window:
- a CDS encoding carbohydrate ABC transporter permease, translating into MPKKSAQSWLDNDTFAAWTFLTPALILLGLFVIWPIAYLFYLSFTAGSFTSRGTYWIGLKNYWRLILNPDFWQVIGNTVYFTVATLIPSLVIPIGLAVLLNRSLALRGFIRSAYFLPSIISLVAAGLGFRWLFQTSGPVNDLLNLFGIAPISWLGDTFWAMPVLIILSVWKQLGFNMVVFLAGLQAIPSSRYEAAELDGANGWQQFWHVTLPGLRPTLIFATITTAIFTLRSFEQVYVVTGGGPLNTTNLLVYYIYQEAFGQFDFGYAAAAATILLAITLVFVYLQLQTWGED; encoded by the coding sequence ATGCCAAAAAAATCTGCCCAGTCATGGTTAGACAATGATACATTTGCTGCCTGGACTTTTCTCACACCCGCACTAATTTTATTAGGTTTATTTGTTATTTGGCCAATTGCTTATTTGTTTTACCTCAGCTTTACTGCTGGCAGTTTCACCTCTAGAGGCACTTATTGGATAGGTTTAAAAAACTACTGGCGATTAATCCTCAACCCTGATTTTTGGCAAGTTATCGGCAACACAGTTTATTTTACCGTTGCTACTTTAATTCCTAGCTTAGTTATCCCCATAGGTTTGGCAGTATTATTAAATCGCTCCCTAGCCTTGCGGGGATTTATCCGCAGTGCCTATTTTTTACCTTCTATTATTTCTTTAGTAGCTGCCGGTTTAGGATTTCGTTGGTTATTTCAAACCTCTGGCCCCGTCAATGATTTATTAAATTTATTTGGTATTGCACCAATTTCGTGGTTGGGAGATACTTTTTGGGCAATGCCTGTATTAATTATTTTGAGTGTTTGGAAACAACTGGGTTTCAATATGGTGGTGTTTTTGGCAGGGTTGCAGGCTATTCCTTCCAGTCGCTACGAAGCAGCAGAACTAGACGGTGCTAATGGTTGGCAACAATTTTGGCACGTTACTTTACCCGGATTGCGCCCAACTTTAATTTTTGCCACAATTACCACTGCTATTTTTACCTTGCGGAGTTTTGAGCAAGTTTATGTAGTCACAGGTGGTGGACCACTTAACACTACTAATTTGCTCGTTTACTACATTTATCAAGAAGCTTTTGGTCAATTTGATTTTGGGTATGCCGCCGCAGCCGCCACAATCCTGTTAGCCATCACTCTTGTTTTTGTGTATTTGCAATTACAAACCTGGGGTGAGGATTAG
- the tatA gene encoding twin-arginine translocase TatA/TatE family subunit: MLFGLGWPEVAIIIVVAIVIFGPKKIPELGNALGKTLRGFKEELNNPSEDNHPGEQQK, encoded by the coding sequence ATGTTATTTGGACTAGGATGGCCAGAAGTAGCAATCATCATCGTTGTAGCTATTGTGATTTTTGGCCCAAAAAAAATTCCCGAACTGGGAAACGCACTAGGTAAGACCCTACGGGGTTTTAAGGAGGAACTGAACAATCCTAGTGAGGATAATCATCCGGGAGAACAACAAAAGTAA